In Sebaldella termitidis ATCC 33386, one DNA window encodes the following:
- the infC gene encoding translation initiation factor IF-3, giving the protein MFYIFKGTNKDTTRMNEGIRAREVRVVSDDGEQYGVLTLKEALEKAQEAGMDLVEISPNANPPVCKIMDYGKFKYEKTKKDKENKKKQKQVVTKEMRVKPHIDTHDRDTKIAQIEKFLEKEYKIKISLRLAGRQKLYADQGIKVLDELADHFKDKAIIEKKYGKDQIQKFVLLSPKK; this is encoded by the coding sequence GTGTTCTATATATTTAAAGGAACTAATAAAGATACTACAAGAATGAACGAGGGAATAAGAGCAAGAGAAGTAAGGGTGGTATCTGATGATGGTGAACAATACGGAGTTTTGACGCTTAAAGAGGCTTTGGAAAAAGCACAGGAGGCAGGAATGGATCTAGTAGAGATATCTCCGAATGCCAATCCGCCAGTATGTAAAATAATGGATTATGGGAAATTTAAATATGAGAAAACAAAAAAAGATAAGGAAAACAAAAAGAAGCAAAAACAGGTTGTTACAAAAGAAATGAGAGTAAAACCTCATATTGATACTCATGATAGAGATACAAAAATTGCACAAATCGAAAAATTCCTTGAAAAAGAGTATAAAATAAAAATCAGTCTGAGATTAGCAGGAAGACAAAAGCTATATGCAGATCAGGGAATAAAAGTACTGGACGAACTGGCTGATCATTTTAAAGATAAAGCGATCATAGAAAAAAAATACGGGAAAGATCAAATACAGAAATTTGTTTTGCTTTCACCCAAAAAATAA
- the rpmI gene encoding 50S ribosomal protein L35, with product MPKMKTHKGTKKRVKVTGTGKFMLRHSGKSHILTKKSKKRKNRLGKDIEAPVGGSRKIAKLLAGQEGR from the coding sequence ATGCCTAAAATGAAAACTCATAAAGGTACAAAAAAGAGAGTAAAAGTTACGGGAACAGGAAAATTTATGTTAAGACATTCTGGAAAAAGTCATATACTGACTAAGAAAAGCAAAAAAAGAAAAAACAGACTGGGTAAAGATATAGAAGCACCTGTTGGAGGAAGCAGAAAAATAGCTAAGTTATTAGCAGGACAAGAAGGAAGATAA